The DNA segment CCCACTGCGCGAGCGGACGGTCCCAGGGCAGCGCGAGCAGCCCGGCGCTCGGGGTGCGCAGCCGCAGTTCGGGCACGGCCATGGGGCCAGCCTGTCACTCGCGGCGGCGCGAGCGTGCGGAAAGTGCTGCTACCGGCGCGGTGTGTCGGGCGCAGACACGCACGCTCGCCGCAGGAGCGTCAGGCGGGGGTGAGGGCGGCGGACTGTTCGACGATGTTGACCATCAGCCGCACGCCGACGCCGAGTGCGCGTTCGTCGAGGTCGAAGTTCGGCTGGTGCAGATCGAGCTGCGGTCCGCGACCGCTCCACACGCCGAGCCGCGCCATCGCGCCCGGCACCTCCTCGAGATACCAGGAGAAGTCCTCACCGCCGCCGGACTGCCGGGTGTCGGCGAGCACGTCGGGACCGATCTCCTCGATCGCGTGCATCAGGATGCGCGTGGCCAGCTCTTCGTTCACCACCGGCGGCACCCCCTGGCGGTACTGCAGGCTGTACTCGAGACCCAGCGGGGCGAGCAGAGACGAAACGGTCTCGCGCACAATCGATTCCAGCGTCAGCCAGGTCTCCCGCGATGCGGTGCGGATGGTGCCCGCCAGCGTGCCCGTCTGCGGGATCGCGTTGGCCGCGACGCCCGCGTTGACCGCGCCCCACACCATCACGGTGCTGTTGCGCGGATCGATGCGGCGCGACAGCACACCCGGCACCCCGGTGATCAACGTGCCCAGTCCGTAGACCAGGTCGCCGGTCAGATGCGGCCGGGAGGTGTGCCCGCCCGGCGACTGCAGCGTCACCTCGACCTGGTCGGCGGCCGACGTGATCGGCCCGGGCCGCACCGCGACCCGCCCGACCGCCAACCGCGGGTCGCAGTGCAGCGCGAAGATCCGGGACACCCCGCTCAGCGCTCCGGCCGCGATCGCGTCGATCGCGCCGCCCGGCATCAACTCCTCGGCGGCCTGGAAAATCAGCCGCACACCGACGGGCAGTTCGGGGACCGACGCCAGCGCCATCGCGGCGCCGAGCAGCACCGCGGTGTGCCCGTCGTGACCGCACGCGTGCGCCACGTTCGGCACCGTCGACGTGTAGGGCGCGCCGGTGCGCTCGTCCATCGGCAGCGCATCCATATCGGCGCGCAGCGCGATGCGCGGACCGTCCTCCGGCCCGAAGTCGCAGGTCAGTCCGGTTCCACCGGGCAGCACCTTGGGGTTGAGCCCGGCGTCGGCCAGCCGAGCCCCGACGAACTGGGTGGTCGCGAACTCCCGGCGGCCGAGTTCGGGATGGGCGTGGATGTGGCGCCGCCACGCGACCAGCTCGTCGTAGTGGGCGGACAGCCAGCGCGCGGCGGCGTGTTTGAGCACGCTCATGACGCCCGCCTCTCCTGCCGCTCCAGCACCCGGTCGCGCTCCGCGGGCGTCTCGGCCAGACGAACCACGGTGCGCGCCAACATGATCGCACCCTCGACGACGGCCTTGTCCGCGCTGGGTCCGGCGGCCGCCGCGGTGAACGCCGGCTGGTGGATGGACGCGCCGCCCGCGTCCACGCCCACCACCGGGTGGATGCCGGGGACGGCCTGGGTCACATTGCCCATGTCGGTGCTCCCGAGCGGCAGGGCCGCCTCGACCTCCGCGGGTACCGGCTGGCGGCCGACGCGCTCCATCTCGTCGCGGAAGACCCCGGCCAGCCAGCGGTCGGGAGTCAGCTCGGCGTAGGCGGGTGCGGTCTCGGCGACCTCGTAGTCACAGCCGGTGGCCACGGCGCCGGCCTGGAAGCATCCCGCCATCCGGTCCTCGAGTTCGCGCAGCGCGGCCGAATCGGCGGCCCGCATGGTGTAGCGCAACTGTGTGCGCGCCGGGATGACGTTGGTGGCCTGACCGCCGTCGGTGACGATGCCGTGCACCATCTGCCCGGGCGCCAACTGCTGGCGCAACAGCCCGATCGCGACCTGCGCGACGGTGACGGCGTCGCCGGCGTTGAGCCCGAGGTGCGGAGCGACCGCGGCATGCGATTCGCGGCCGGTGTAGGCGACGTCGACCTCGGACAGGGCCAGCGACCGTGCCGCGGCGATGTCGACGGGCCCCGGGTGCAGCATCACCGCGACGGCGATGTCGTCGAACGCCCCGGCCTCGAGCAGCAGCACCTTGCCGCCACCGGTCTCCTCGGCGGGCGTGCCCAGCAGCACCACCGTGAGGCCCAGGTCGTCGGCGACGTCGGCGAGCGCCAGCGCGGTGCCGACGGCCGACGCCGCGATGACGTTGTGACCGCACGCGTGGCCGATGTCGGGCAGTGCGTCGTACTCCGCGCAGACGCCGACGACCAGCGCGCCGCTGCCGTAGGAGGCGCGGAACGCGGTGTCGAGGCCGCCGACCGCGGTGGTCATCTCGAAGCCGTACTCGGCGACGAGGGCCTGGGTCTTCGCGCAACTGCGGTACTCGTCGAACGCCAGCTCGGGTTCGGCGTGGATGGCGTGCGACAACTCGACCAGATCGCCCCGGCGTCGCTGGACGGCGTCTTCGACGCTCGTCGACGCGGTGGCAGAGGGCATTCACGCAGTATCTCACTCACCGGTGCGGCGCCGGACGACAGCTAAGCTCGCACACCGTGACCAGCCCAGCGGACGTGGCCCAGCACGCGGCGGCCGCGATCGGCGAGCGCACCGGCGTCGACCGGCACGACGTCGCGGTGGTCCTGGGGTCGGGATGGGCCCCCGCGGCCGACGCCCTCGGGACCCCGGAGGCGACCGTGCCGATGGCGGAG comes from the Mycolicibacterium litorale genome and includes:
- a CDS encoding amidohydrolase — encoded protein: MSVLKHAAARWLSAHYDELVAWRRHIHAHPELGRREFATTQFVGARLADAGLNPKVLPGGTGLTCDFGPEDGPRIALRADMDALPMDERTGAPYTSTVPNVAHACGHDGHTAVLLGAAMALASVPELPVGVRLIFQAAEELMPGGAIDAIAAGALSGVSRIFALHCDPRLAVGRVAVRPGPITSAADQVEVTLQSPGGHTSRPHLTGDLVYGLGTLITGVPGVLSRRIDPRNSTVMVWGAVNAGVAANAIPQTGTLAGTIRTASRETWLTLESIVRETVSSLLAPLGLEYSLQYRQGVPPVVNEELATRILMHAIEEIGPDVLADTRQSGGGEDFSWYLEEVPGAMARLGVWSGRGPQLDLHQPNFDLDERALGVGVRLMVNIVEQSAALTPA
- a CDS encoding M20 family metallopeptidase, yielding MPSATASTSVEDAVQRRRGDLVELSHAIHAEPELAFDEYRSCAKTQALVAEYGFEMTTAVGGLDTAFRASYGSGALVVGVCAEYDALPDIGHACGHNVIAASAVGTALALADVADDLGLTVVLLGTPAEETGGGKVLLLEAGAFDDIAVAVMLHPGPVDIAAARSLALSEVDVAYTGRESHAAVAPHLGLNAGDAVTVAQVAIGLLRQQLAPGQMVHGIVTDGGQATNVIPARTQLRYTMRAADSAALRELEDRMAGCFQAGAVATGCDYEVAETAPAYAELTPDRWLAGVFRDEMERVGRQPVPAEVEAALPLGSTDMGNVTQAVPGIHPVVGVDAGGASIHQPAFTAAAAGPSADKAVVEGAIMLARTVVRLAETPAERDRVLERQERRAS